A DNA window from Camelina sativa cultivar DH55 chromosome 13, Cs, whole genome shotgun sequence contains the following coding sequences:
- the LOC104736176 gene encoding inactive protein RESTRICTED TEV MOVEMENT 2-like isoform X2, translated as MANFGIERVYQEFEPVTRWTSEPDAEVLVADLPGFKKEQLKVAVTATRKLRLIGERATGGNKWLRFHKEIPVPLTVDTDSISAMFKDNKLYIRHPKIKTEIPQTKPPSPVKPPVIMKNHDLHERKQGHGQKAMAEKPSGGKTDQLKHDAQQKTDQLKHDAQQKTDQLKHVAQQLKHDAQQKARELQNGKKELIGETKGPLDSKDEEKDKVGAKWFEKYKEATGNVVKEAKNKRQLLCNLAASVSLVLLILLYARNAVRSSFVWDTEE; from the exons atggCTAACTTTGGAATCGAACGGGTTTACCAAGAATTTGAGCCTGTAACTAG ATGGACCTCTGAACCAGACGCCGAGGTCCTTGTCGCTGATCTTCCag GATTCAAGAAAGAACAACTTAAGGTGGCGGTAACCGCAACAAGGAAGCTAAGACTTATAGGAGAACGTGCAACTGGGGGAAACAAATGGCTTCGCTTCCACAAGGAAATTCCTGTTCCCTTGACTGTTGACACTGACTCGATTTCAGCTATGTTCAAGGATAACAAACTCTACATCCGACATCCCAAAATCAAGACAGAAATCCCTCAAACTAAGCCACCATCACCAGTCAAACCACCGGTGATCATGAAAAACCATGATCTGCATGAGAGAAAACAAGGTCATGGTCAAAAAGCAATGGCTGAGAAGCCGAGCGGTGGTAAAACAGATCAGCTGAAACATGATGCACAGCAAAAAACCGATCAGCTGAAACATGATGCACAGCAAAAAACCGATCAGCTGAAACATGTTGCACAGCAGCTGAAACATGATGCACAGCAAAAAGCAAGGGAATTACAGAATGGAAAAAAGGAATTAATTGGTGAGACTAAAGGACCTTTGGATTCCAAGGATGAGGAGAAAGACAAAGTTGGAGCAAAATGGTTCGAGAAGTACAAAGAGGCAACTGGAAATGTGGTAAAGGAAGCTAAGAACAAAAGACAGTTACTTTGCAATTTGGCTGCTTCGGTGTCATTGGTTCTGCTTATCTTACTGTATGCTAGAAATGCAGTACGTTCATCCTTTGTGTGGGATACCGAGGAATAA
- the LOC104736176 gene encoding inactive protein RESTRICTED TEV MOVEMENT 2-like isoform X1 → MANFGIERVYQEFEPVTRWTSEPDAEVLVADLPGFKKEQLKVAVTATRKLRLIGERATGGNKWLRFHKEIPVPLTVDTDSISAMFKDNKLYIRHPKIKTEIPQTKPPSPVKPPVIMKNHDLHERKQGHGQKAMAEKPSGGKTDQLKHDAQQKTDQLKHDAQQKTDQLKHVAQQLKHDAQQKARELQNGKKELIGETKGPLDSKDEEKDKVGAKWFEKYKEATGNVVKEAKNKRQLLCNLAASVSLVLLILLYARNAVRSSFVWDTEE, encoded by the exons atggCTAACTTTGGAATCGAACGGGTTTACCAAGAATTTGAGCCTGTAACTAGATGGACCTCTGAACCAGACGCCGAGGTCCTTGTCGCTGATCTTCCag GATTCAAGAAAGAACAACTTAAGGTGGCGGTAACCGCAACAAGGAAGCTAAGACTTATAGGAGAACGTGCAACTGGGGGAAACAAATGGCTTCGCTTCCACAAGGAAATTCCTGTTCCCTTGACTGTTGACACTGACTCGATTTCAGCTATGTTCAAGGATAACAAACTCTACATCCGACATCCCAAAATCAAGACAGAAATCCCTCAAACTAAGCCACCATCACCAGTCAAACCACCGGTGATCATGAAAAACCATGATCTGCATGAGAGAAAACAAG GTCATGGTCAAAAAGCAATGGCTGAGAAGCCGAGCGGTGGTAAAACAGATCAGCTGAAACATGATGCACAGCAAAAAACCGATCAGCTGAAACATGATGCACAGCAAAAAACCGATCAGCTGAAACATGTTGCACAGCAGCTGAAACATGATGCACAGCAAAAAGCAAGGGAATTACAGAATGGAAAAAAGGAATTAATTGGTGAGACTAAAGGACCTTTGGATTCCAAGGATGAGGAGAAAGACAAAGTTGGAGCAAAATGGTTCGAGAAGTACAAAGAGGCAACTGGAAATGTGGTAAAGGAAGCTAAGAACAAAAGACAGTTACTTTGCAATTTGGCTGCTTCGGTGTCATTGGTTCTGCTTATCTTACTGTATGCTAGAAATGCAGTACGTTCATCCTTTGTGTGGGATACCGAGGAATAA
- the LOC104736177 gene encoding 5-methyltetrahydropteroyltriglutamate--homocysteine methyltransferase 3, chloroplastic isoform X1, translating to MGQLALQRLPPLASLPRRPPSLPPPSSAPPSLPSATSRRPRFYVARAMSSHIVGYPRIGPKRELKFALESFWDGKTSVDDLQNVAANLRKSIWRHMADAGIKYIPSNTFSYYDQMLDTTAMLGAVPSRYGWEGGEIGFDVYFSMARGNASVPAMEMTKWFDTNYHYIVPELGPDVEFSYASHKAVVEFKEAKALGIDTFPVLIGPMTYLLLSKPAKGVEKSFCLLSLIDKILPVYKEVLADLKSAGARWIQFDEPILVMDLDTSQLQAFCDAYSHMESSLAGLNVLIATYFADVPAEAYKALMSLKCVTGFGFDLVRGLETLDLIKENFPPGKLLFAGVVDGRNIWANDLSASLKTLQTLEDIVGKEKVVVSTSCSLLHTAVDLVNEIKLDKELKSWLAFAAQKVVEVNALAKSFSGVKDEALFSSNSMRQASRRSSPRVTNVSVQQDQDVAAVKESDHRRSTEVSVRLQAQQKKLNLPALPTTTIGSFPQTTDLRRIRREFKAKKISEIDYVQTIKEEYEKVVKLQEELGIDVLVHGEAERNDMVEYFGEQLSGFAFTSNGWVQSYGSRCVKPPIIYGDVTRPKAMTVFWSSMAQKMTQRPMKGMLTGPVTILNWSFVRNDQPRHETCFQIALAIKDEVEDLEKAGVTVIQIDEAALREGLPLRNSEQKFYLDWAVHAFRITNCGVQDTTQIHTHMCYSNFNDIIHSIIDMDADVITIENSRSDEKLLSVFHEGVKYSAGIGPGVYDIHSPRIPSAEEIAERIKKMLAVLDSKVLWVNPDCGLKTRNYTEVKAALSNMVAAAKLIRSQLNKS from the exons atgGGTCAGCTCGCTCTTCAGAGACTCCCGCCGTTAGCTTCGCTTCCAAGACGCCCTCCTTCTCTTCCCCCACCGTCTTCTGCTCCTCCGTCTCTCCCTTCCGCAACCTCTCGCCGCCCTCGATTCTACGTCGccag AGCGATGTCATCTCACATTGTTGGTTATCCCCGAATTGGGCCGAAGAGAGAGCTTAAATTTGCATTGGAATCTTTCTGGGATGGGAAAACCAGTGTTGATGATTTGCAAAACGTTGCTGCCAACCTGAGAAAATCCATTTGGAGACATATGGCTGATGCAGGAATCAAATATATTCCCAGCAACACTTTTTCATACTATGATCAGATGTTGGATACCACAGCTATGCTTGGTGCTGTTCCTTCTAGATATGGTTGGGAAGGTGGTGAGATTGGGTTTGATGTTTACTTCTCCATGGCACGGGGAAATGCTTCTGTTCCTGCTATGGAAATGACCAAGTGGTTTGATACCAACTA CCATTACATTGTTCCTGAGTTGGGTCCTGATGTTGAATTCTCCTATGCATCTCACAAGGCTGTGGTTGAATTTAAGGAGGCTAAAGCA CTTGGCATAGACACATTTCCCGTGCTCATTGGTCCCATGACCTACTTACTCCTGTCAAAACCAGCAAAGGGTGTCGAAAAATCATTCTGTCTTCTTTCTCTGATTGACAAGATCCTTCCTGTCTACAA AGAAGTTTTGGCTGATCTCAAATCTGCTGGTGCTCGATGGATTCAGTTCGATGAGCCTATACTTGTGATGGATCTTGATACCAGCCAATTGCAGGCATTTTGCGATGCGTACTCTCACATGGAGTCATCTTTGGCGGGCTTGAATGTTCTTATTGCCACATACTTTGCAGATGTTCCTGCTGAAGCATACAAGGCCTTGATGTCTTTGAAATGTGTAACTGGGTTTGGATTTGATCTCGTTCGTGGATTGGAAACTCTTGATTTGATCAAAGAAAATTTTCCTCCTGGAAAACTACTGTTTGCTGGAGTTGTTGATGGGCGGAACATATGGGCGAATGATCTGTCTGCGTCACTCAAGACACTACAGACTCTTGAAGACATTGTTGGGAAAG AAAAAGTCGTGGTTTCTACTTCTTGCTCTCTACTCCATACAGCTGTGGACTTGGTGAATgaaattaaacttgataaagaACTAAAATCGTGGCTTGCATTTGCTGCACAAAAGGTCGTTGAAGTGAATGCACTTGCTAAATCATTCTCTGGGGTTAAGGATGAG GcattgttttcttctaattccATGCGTCAAGCTTCTAGAAGATCATCTCCAAGGGTGACAAATGTATCTGTGCAGCAGGAT CAGGAT GTTGCTGCAGTAAAGGAATCTGATCACCGCCGTTCTACAGAAGTAAGTGTTAGGCTTCAAGCTCAGCAGAAGAAGTTAAACCTTCCTGCTCTTCCAACAACTACAATCGGATCTTTTCCTCAGACCACGGATCTCAGACGGATACGCAGAGAATTCAAGGCCAAAAA GATATCAGAAATTGACTATGTCCAGACTATCAAAGAGGAATATGAAAAGGTTGTCAAGCTTCAGGAAGAGCTTGGGATTGATGTATTGGTGCATGGAGAGGCAGAG AGAAACGATATGGTGGAGTATTTTGGTGAGCAACTGTCTGGCTTTGCTTTCACTTCAAATGGGTGGGTCCAATCATATGGGTCCCGCTGTGTTAAGCCACCTATCATCTATGGTGATGTCACCCGGCCAAAGGCAATGACTGTTTTCTGGTCGTCAATGGCACAGAAAATGACCCAACGTCCTATGAAAGGGATGCTCACTGGCCCTGTTACAATTCTCAATTGGTCCTTTGTTAGAAATGACCAACCAAG GCATGAGACGTGTTTCCAAATTGCACTTGCCATCAAAGATGAGGTTGAGGACCTTGAGAAGGCCGGTGTCACTGTTATCCAAATTGATGAAGCTGCATTAAGAGAGGGATTGCCTCTCAGAAATTCTGAGCAAAAGTTTTACCTTGACTGGGCCGTCCATGCATTCAGAATCACAAACTGCGGTGTGCAAGACACTACTCAG ATCCACACCCACATGTGCTACTCAAATTTCAACGACATTATCCACTCAATCATTGATATGGATGCTGATGTGATCACTATTGAGAACTCACGGTCAGATGAGAAGCTCTTGTCAGTCTTCCATGAAGGAGTGAAATACAGTGCCGGAATCGGTCCAGGGGTTTATGACATCCACTCTCCTCGTATCCCATCCGCTGAAGAAATAGCTGAGCGTATCAAAAAGATGCTTGCTGTTCTGGACAGCAAAGTCCTTTGGGTGAACCCTGACTGTGGCCTAAAGACTCGGAATTACACTGAAGTTAAAGCCGCACTTAGCAACATGGTTGCCGCTGCTAAGCTAATCCGCTCTCAGTTAAATAAGTCATAG
- the LOC104736177 gene encoding 5-methyltetrahydropteroyltriglutamate--homocysteine methyltransferase 3, chloroplastic isoform X2 → MGQLALQRLPPLASLPRRPPSLPPPSSAPPSLPSATSRRPRFYVARAMSSHIVGYPRIGPKRELKFALESFWDGKTSVDDLQNVAANLRKSIWRHMADAGIKYIPSNTFSYYDQMLDTTAMLGAVPSRYGWEGGEIGFDVYFSMARGNASVPAMEMTKWFDTNYHYIVPELGPDVEFSYASHKAVVEFKEAKALGIDTFPVLIGPMTYLLLSKPAKGVEKSFCLLSLIDKILPVYKEVLADLKSAGARWIQFDEPILVMDLDTSQLQAFCDAYSHMESSLAGLNVLIATYFADVPAEAYKALMSLKCVTGFGFDLVRGLETLDLIKENFPPGKLLFAGVVDGRNIWANDLSASLKTLQTLEDIVGKEKVVVSTSCSLLHTAVDLVNEIKLDKELKSWLAFAAQKVVEVNALAKSFSGVKDEALFSSNSMRQASRRSSPRVTNVSVQQDDVAAVKESDHRRSTEVSVRLQAQQKKLNLPALPTTTIGSFPQTTDLRRIRREFKAKKISEIDYVQTIKEEYEKVVKLQEELGIDVLVHGEAERNDMVEYFGEQLSGFAFTSNGWVQSYGSRCVKPPIIYGDVTRPKAMTVFWSSMAQKMTQRPMKGMLTGPVTILNWSFVRNDQPRHETCFQIALAIKDEVEDLEKAGVTVIQIDEAALREGLPLRNSEQKFYLDWAVHAFRITNCGVQDTTQIHTHMCYSNFNDIIHSIIDMDADVITIENSRSDEKLLSVFHEGVKYSAGIGPGVYDIHSPRIPSAEEIAERIKKMLAVLDSKVLWVNPDCGLKTRNYTEVKAALSNMVAAAKLIRSQLNKS, encoded by the exons atgGGTCAGCTCGCTCTTCAGAGACTCCCGCCGTTAGCTTCGCTTCCAAGACGCCCTCCTTCTCTTCCCCCACCGTCTTCTGCTCCTCCGTCTCTCCCTTCCGCAACCTCTCGCCGCCCTCGATTCTACGTCGccag AGCGATGTCATCTCACATTGTTGGTTATCCCCGAATTGGGCCGAAGAGAGAGCTTAAATTTGCATTGGAATCTTTCTGGGATGGGAAAACCAGTGTTGATGATTTGCAAAACGTTGCTGCCAACCTGAGAAAATCCATTTGGAGACATATGGCTGATGCAGGAATCAAATATATTCCCAGCAACACTTTTTCATACTATGATCAGATGTTGGATACCACAGCTATGCTTGGTGCTGTTCCTTCTAGATATGGTTGGGAAGGTGGTGAGATTGGGTTTGATGTTTACTTCTCCATGGCACGGGGAAATGCTTCTGTTCCTGCTATGGAAATGACCAAGTGGTTTGATACCAACTA CCATTACATTGTTCCTGAGTTGGGTCCTGATGTTGAATTCTCCTATGCATCTCACAAGGCTGTGGTTGAATTTAAGGAGGCTAAAGCA CTTGGCATAGACACATTTCCCGTGCTCATTGGTCCCATGACCTACTTACTCCTGTCAAAACCAGCAAAGGGTGTCGAAAAATCATTCTGTCTTCTTTCTCTGATTGACAAGATCCTTCCTGTCTACAA AGAAGTTTTGGCTGATCTCAAATCTGCTGGTGCTCGATGGATTCAGTTCGATGAGCCTATACTTGTGATGGATCTTGATACCAGCCAATTGCAGGCATTTTGCGATGCGTACTCTCACATGGAGTCATCTTTGGCGGGCTTGAATGTTCTTATTGCCACATACTTTGCAGATGTTCCTGCTGAAGCATACAAGGCCTTGATGTCTTTGAAATGTGTAACTGGGTTTGGATTTGATCTCGTTCGTGGATTGGAAACTCTTGATTTGATCAAAGAAAATTTTCCTCCTGGAAAACTACTGTTTGCTGGAGTTGTTGATGGGCGGAACATATGGGCGAATGATCTGTCTGCGTCACTCAAGACACTACAGACTCTTGAAGACATTGTTGGGAAAG AAAAAGTCGTGGTTTCTACTTCTTGCTCTCTACTCCATACAGCTGTGGACTTGGTGAATgaaattaaacttgataaagaACTAAAATCGTGGCTTGCATTTGCTGCACAAAAGGTCGTTGAAGTGAATGCACTTGCTAAATCATTCTCTGGGGTTAAGGATGAG GcattgttttcttctaattccATGCGTCAAGCTTCTAGAAGATCATCTCCAAGGGTGACAAATGTATCTGTGCAGCAGGAT GAT GTTGCTGCAGTAAAGGAATCTGATCACCGCCGTTCTACAGAAGTAAGTGTTAGGCTTCAAGCTCAGCAGAAGAAGTTAAACCTTCCTGCTCTTCCAACAACTACAATCGGATCTTTTCCTCAGACCACGGATCTCAGACGGATACGCAGAGAATTCAAGGCCAAAAA GATATCAGAAATTGACTATGTCCAGACTATCAAAGAGGAATATGAAAAGGTTGTCAAGCTTCAGGAAGAGCTTGGGATTGATGTATTGGTGCATGGAGAGGCAGAG AGAAACGATATGGTGGAGTATTTTGGTGAGCAACTGTCTGGCTTTGCTTTCACTTCAAATGGGTGGGTCCAATCATATGGGTCCCGCTGTGTTAAGCCACCTATCATCTATGGTGATGTCACCCGGCCAAAGGCAATGACTGTTTTCTGGTCGTCAATGGCACAGAAAATGACCCAACGTCCTATGAAAGGGATGCTCACTGGCCCTGTTACAATTCTCAATTGGTCCTTTGTTAGAAATGACCAACCAAG GCATGAGACGTGTTTCCAAATTGCACTTGCCATCAAAGATGAGGTTGAGGACCTTGAGAAGGCCGGTGTCACTGTTATCCAAATTGATGAAGCTGCATTAAGAGAGGGATTGCCTCTCAGAAATTCTGAGCAAAAGTTTTACCTTGACTGGGCCGTCCATGCATTCAGAATCACAAACTGCGGTGTGCAAGACACTACTCAG ATCCACACCCACATGTGCTACTCAAATTTCAACGACATTATCCACTCAATCATTGATATGGATGCTGATGTGATCACTATTGAGAACTCACGGTCAGATGAGAAGCTCTTGTCAGTCTTCCATGAAGGAGTGAAATACAGTGCCGGAATCGGTCCAGGGGTTTATGACATCCACTCTCCTCGTATCCCATCCGCTGAAGAAATAGCTGAGCGTATCAAAAAGATGCTTGCTGTTCTGGACAGCAAAGTCCTTTGGGTGAACCCTGACTGTGGCCTAAAGACTCGGAATTACACTGAAGTTAAAGCCGCACTTAGCAACATGGTTGCCGCTGCTAAGCTAATCCGCTCTCAGTTAAATAAGTCATAG
- the LOC104736177 gene encoding 5-methyltetrahydropteroyltriglutamate--homocysteine methyltransferase 3, chloroplastic isoform X3, with protein sequence MGQLALQRLPPLASLPRRPPSLPPPSSAPPSLPSATSRRPRFYVARAMSSHIVGYPRIGPKRELKFALESFWDGKTSVDDLQNVAANLRKSIWRHMADAGIKYIPSNTFSYYDQMLDTTAMLGAVPSRYGWEGGEIGFDVYFSMARGNASVPAMEMTKWFDTNYHYIVPELGPDVEFSYASHKAVVEFKEAKALGIDTFPVLIGPMTYLLLSKPAKGVEKSFCLLSLIDKILPVYKEVLADLKSAGARWIQFDEPILVMDLDTSQLQAFCDAYSHMESSLAGLNVLIATYFADVPAEAYKALMSLKCVTGFGFDLVRGLETLDLIKENFPPGKLLFAGVVDGRNIWANDLSASLKTLQTLEDIVGKEKVVVSTSCSLLHTAVDLVNEIKLDKELKSWLAFAAQKVVEVNALAKSFSGVKDEALFSSNSMRQASRRSSPRVTNVSVQQDVAAVKESDHRRSTEVSVRLQAQQKKLNLPALPTTTIGSFPQTTDLRRIRREFKAKKISEIDYVQTIKEEYEKVVKLQEELGIDVLVHGEAERNDMVEYFGEQLSGFAFTSNGWVQSYGSRCVKPPIIYGDVTRPKAMTVFWSSMAQKMTQRPMKGMLTGPVTILNWSFVRNDQPRHETCFQIALAIKDEVEDLEKAGVTVIQIDEAALREGLPLRNSEQKFYLDWAVHAFRITNCGVQDTTQIHTHMCYSNFNDIIHSIIDMDADVITIENSRSDEKLLSVFHEGVKYSAGIGPGVYDIHSPRIPSAEEIAERIKKMLAVLDSKVLWVNPDCGLKTRNYTEVKAALSNMVAAAKLIRSQLNKS encoded by the exons atgGGTCAGCTCGCTCTTCAGAGACTCCCGCCGTTAGCTTCGCTTCCAAGACGCCCTCCTTCTCTTCCCCCACCGTCTTCTGCTCCTCCGTCTCTCCCTTCCGCAACCTCTCGCCGCCCTCGATTCTACGTCGccag AGCGATGTCATCTCACATTGTTGGTTATCCCCGAATTGGGCCGAAGAGAGAGCTTAAATTTGCATTGGAATCTTTCTGGGATGGGAAAACCAGTGTTGATGATTTGCAAAACGTTGCTGCCAACCTGAGAAAATCCATTTGGAGACATATGGCTGATGCAGGAATCAAATATATTCCCAGCAACACTTTTTCATACTATGATCAGATGTTGGATACCACAGCTATGCTTGGTGCTGTTCCTTCTAGATATGGTTGGGAAGGTGGTGAGATTGGGTTTGATGTTTACTTCTCCATGGCACGGGGAAATGCTTCTGTTCCTGCTATGGAAATGACCAAGTGGTTTGATACCAACTA CCATTACATTGTTCCTGAGTTGGGTCCTGATGTTGAATTCTCCTATGCATCTCACAAGGCTGTGGTTGAATTTAAGGAGGCTAAAGCA CTTGGCATAGACACATTTCCCGTGCTCATTGGTCCCATGACCTACTTACTCCTGTCAAAACCAGCAAAGGGTGTCGAAAAATCATTCTGTCTTCTTTCTCTGATTGACAAGATCCTTCCTGTCTACAA AGAAGTTTTGGCTGATCTCAAATCTGCTGGTGCTCGATGGATTCAGTTCGATGAGCCTATACTTGTGATGGATCTTGATACCAGCCAATTGCAGGCATTTTGCGATGCGTACTCTCACATGGAGTCATCTTTGGCGGGCTTGAATGTTCTTATTGCCACATACTTTGCAGATGTTCCTGCTGAAGCATACAAGGCCTTGATGTCTTTGAAATGTGTAACTGGGTTTGGATTTGATCTCGTTCGTGGATTGGAAACTCTTGATTTGATCAAAGAAAATTTTCCTCCTGGAAAACTACTGTTTGCTGGAGTTGTTGATGGGCGGAACATATGGGCGAATGATCTGTCTGCGTCACTCAAGACACTACAGACTCTTGAAGACATTGTTGGGAAAG AAAAAGTCGTGGTTTCTACTTCTTGCTCTCTACTCCATACAGCTGTGGACTTGGTGAATgaaattaaacttgataaagaACTAAAATCGTGGCTTGCATTTGCTGCACAAAAGGTCGTTGAAGTGAATGCACTTGCTAAATCATTCTCTGGGGTTAAGGATGAG GcattgttttcttctaattccATGCGTCAAGCTTCTAGAAGATCATCTCCAAGGGTGACAAATGTATCTGTGCAGCAGGAT GTTGCTGCAGTAAAGGAATCTGATCACCGCCGTTCTACAGAAGTAAGTGTTAGGCTTCAAGCTCAGCAGAAGAAGTTAAACCTTCCTGCTCTTCCAACAACTACAATCGGATCTTTTCCTCAGACCACGGATCTCAGACGGATACGCAGAGAATTCAAGGCCAAAAA GATATCAGAAATTGACTATGTCCAGACTATCAAAGAGGAATATGAAAAGGTTGTCAAGCTTCAGGAAGAGCTTGGGATTGATGTATTGGTGCATGGAGAGGCAGAG AGAAACGATATGGTGGAGTATTTTGGTGAGCAACTGTCTGGCTTTGCTTTCACTTCAAATGGGTGGGTCCAATCATATGGGTCCCGCTGTGTTAAGCCACCTATCATCTATGGTGATGTCACCCGGCCAAAGGCAATGACTGTTTTCTGGTCGTCAATGGCACAGAAAATGACCCAACGTCCTATGAAAGGGATGCTCACTGGCCCTGTTACAATTCTCAATTGGTCCTTTGTTAGAAATGACCAACCAAG GCATGAGACGTGTTTCCAAATTGCACTTGCCATCAAAGATGAGGTTGAGGACCTTGAGAAGGCCGGTGTCACTGTTATCCAAATTGATGAAGCTGCATTAAGAGAGGGATTGCCTCTCAGAAATTCTGAGCAAAAGTTTTACCTTGACTGGGCCGTCCATGCATTCAGAATCACAAACTGCGGTGTGCAAGACACTACTCAG ATCCACACCCACATGTGCTACTCAAATTTCAACGACATTATCCACTCAATCATTGATATGGATGCTGATGTGATCACTATTGAGAACTCACGGTCAGATGAGAAGCTCTTGTCAGTCTTCCATGAAGGAGTGAAATACAGTGCCGGAATCGGTCCAGGGGTTTATGACATCCACTCTCCTCGTATCCCATCCGCTGAAGAAATAGCTGAGCGTATCAAAAAGATGCTTGCTGTTCTGGACAGCAAAGTCCTTTGGGTGAACCCTGACTGTGGCCTAAAGACTCGGAATTACACTGAAGTTAAAGCCGCACTTAGCAACATGGTTGCCGCTGCTAAGCTAATCCGCTCTCAGTTAAATAAGTCATAG
- the LOC104736176 gene encoding inactive protein RESTRICTED TEV MOVEMENT 2-like isoform X3 encodes MANFGIERVYQEFEPVTRWTSEPDAEVLVADLPGFKKEQLKVAVTATRKLRLIGERATGGNKWLRFHKEIPVPLTVDTDSISAMFKDNKLYIRHPKIKTEIPQTKPPSPVKPPVIMKNHDLHERKQGHGQKAMAEKPSGGKNDQLKHVAQQLKHDAQQKARELQNGKKELIGETKGPLDSKDEEKDKVGAKWFEKYKEATGNVVKEAKNKRQLLCNLAASVSLVLLILLYARNAVRSSFVWDTEE; translated from the exons atggCTAACTTTGGAATCGAACGGGTTTACCAAGAATTTGAGCCTGTAACTAGATGGACCTCTGAACCAGACGCCGAGGTCCTTGTCGCTGATCTTCCag GATTCAAGAAAGAACAACTTAAGGTGGCGGTAACCGCAACAAGGAAGCTAAGACTTATAGGAGAACGTGCAACTGGGGGAAACAAATGGCTTCGCTTCCACAAGGAAATTCCTGTTCCCTTGACTGTTGACACTGACTCGATTTCAGCTATGTTCAAGGATAACAAACTCTACATCCGACATCCCAAAATCAAGACAGAAATCCCTCAAACTAAGCCACCATCACCAGTCAAACCACCGGTGATCATGAAAAACCATGATCTGCATGAGAGAAAACAAGGCCATGGTCAAAAAGCAATGGCTGAGAAGCCGAGCGGTGGTAAAAAT GATCAGCTGAAACATGTTGCACAGCAGCTGAAACATGATGCACAGCAAAAAGCAAGGGAATTACAGAATGGAAAAAAGGAATTAATTGGTGAGACTAAAGGACCTTTGGATTCCAAGGATGAGGAGAAAGACAAAGTTGGAGCAAAATGGTTCGAGAAGTACAAAGAGGCAACTGGAAATGTGGTAAAGGAAGCTAAGAACAAAAGACAGTTACTTTGCAATTTGGCTGCTTCGGTGTCATTGGTTCTGCTTATCTTACTGTATGCTAGAAATGCAGTACGTTCATCCTTTGTGTGGGATACCGAGGAATAA